The following coding sequences lie in one Sorghum bicolor cultivar BTx623 chromosome 6, Sorghum_bicolor_NCBIv3, whole genome shotgun sequence genomic window:
- the LOC8055462 gene encoding uncharacterized protein LOC8055462, whose product MDLHYGARVGEAMAVGEAAYIATAGTGHASTTGPASAGAVVDVVTRESAAQALGTVVQLHFDKTVEKKRAADAQKQELWRLFLAFFLLLSLVLSGVATSPPARLQCRHLWAPAGLLSLAHLAFYAAVAHHLRCLNGFRYQRRCHKLTLALAADRLRMLKSAAEVVPAADVEVPYQEPPEAYLAKFRRSWAIHFAFLITTFAFSVAASVAILCF is encoded by the coding sequence ATGGATCTGCACTACGGCGCCCGTGTCGGGGAGGCCATGGCGGTGGGCGAGGCGGCCTACATCGCCACCGCCGGCACCGGACACGCCTCCACCACCGGGCCCGCCTCCGCCGGCGCCGTGGTGGACGTGGTGACCCGCGAGTCGGCGGCGCAGGCGCTGGGCACCGTGGTGCAGCTGCACTTCGACAAGACGGTGGAGAAGAAGCGCGCCGCCGACGCGCAGAAGCAGGAGCTGTGGCGcctcttcctcgccttcttcctcctcctctccctcgtcctctcgggCGTCGCCACGTCCCCGCCCGCGCGCCTCCAGTGCCGCCACCTCTGGGCGCCCGCGGGACTGCTCTCGCTCGCGCACCTCGCCTTCTACGCCGCCGTCGCGCACCACCTCCGCTGCCTCAACGGATTCCGCTACCAGCGCCGCTGCCACAAGCTCACGCTCGCCCTCGCCGCCGACAGGCTCAGGATGCTCAAGTCCGCGGCTGAGGTCGTGCCGGCGGCAGACGTCGAGGTGCCCTACCAGGAGCCGCCGGAGGCGTACCTCGCCAAGTTCAGGAGGAGCTGGGCCATCCACTTCGCCTTCCTCATCACCACATTCGCCTTCTCCGTCGCCGCCTCCGTCGCAATCCTCTGCTTCTAG
- the LOC8076507 gene encoding uncharacterized protein LOC8076507, producing the protein MQAAAASPWTMKTLPMLGNHLRDPTRLAGASSSFHSTPASFAKWRNKWDCHKSEKGARKASRNYERYVVRQKRAEGKKALKDYLLYGKSSPHLQDGSTGSFANSHAIPRFKTFRKGPQTHWSSKSQQSVHNQRKSKKDKERFCNFFHEDRYVHPDDIFEAIFGAHHGFTWSHISWEGFHFGDKSFKFRWSGGESRKQRIPSDSEDEESEGNESRETTSVGSHAHRVILGLPPCGPLTLEDVKTAFRASALRWHPDRHPGSSQAMAEEKFKLCVNAYNSLCSVLKAA; encoded by the exons AtgcaggccgccgccgcctccccatGGACGATGAAGACCCTGCCGATGCTGGGCAACCACCTCCGCGACCCCACGCGCCTCGCCGGCGCCTCCTCGTCCTTCCACAGCACGCCCGCCTCCTTCGCCAAGTGGAGGAATAAATGGGACTGCCACAAG AGCGAAAAAGGAGCACGAAAGGCATCCAGG AATTATGAGAGGTACGTGGTTCGGCAAAAACGAGCAGAAGGAAAGAAGGCTCTAAAAGATTATCTTCTTTATGGAAAGTCATCGCCTCATTTGCAG GATGGAAGCACAGGTAGCTTTGCTAACTCGCATGCAATTCCGAGGTTCAAAACGTTTAGGAAAGGACCTCAAACTCACTGGTCATCGAAGTCTCAGCAAAGTGTACACAATCAAAGAAAGA GTAAAAAGGACAAGGAAAGGTTCTGCAACTTCTTCCATGAGGACCGTTATGTGCACCCTGATGACATCTTTGAAGCCATCTTCGGTGCACATCATGGTTTTACTTGGTCTCACATATCGTGGGAGGGTTTTCACTTCGGGGACAAATCGTTCAAATTTAGATGGAGTGGTGGTGAATCACGCAAGCAGAGAATTCCAAGTGACAGCGAAGACGAAGAAAGCGAGGGAAATGAGAGCAGGGAAACAACCAGCGTTGGTTCACATGCGCACAGGGTCATCCTTGGATTACCACCATGTGGTCCACTAACTCTAGAAGATGTTAAAACTGC TTTCCGGGCATCTGCTCTGCGGTGGCATCCTGACAGGCACCCAGGGTCATCACAG GCCATGGCTGAGGAGAAGTTTAAGCTGTGCGTGAACGCGTATAATTCACTCTGCAGTGTCCTCAAGGCTGCTTAG